Proteins from one Antennarius striatus isolate MH-2024 chromosome 12, ASM4005453v1, whole genome shotgun sequence genomic window:
- the LOC137604639 gene encoding inactive dipeptidyl peptidase 10-like, with amino-acid sequence MNQSAGAAQHGRRYSTDTKDVDPIGPDRNWKGIGISLLVILVVLSFIGLSIVLLSTDDDGRGSGSPLTLDDLFQRTFQIHDPEAKWVSATELVFRNWDGDILKFNTQRNETVVLMKNTTFETFKASTFAVSPDLNFVLLGYDVRQVYRHSFIASYLIYNLHTREVRELNPPEVSNAVLQFASWGVRGQQLLYVFENNIYYQEGALSSSWRLTSSGQESVVFNGVPDWLYEEEVLHAGTAHWWSPDGSRLAYLTINDSLVPNMLLPRLTGALYPRGREYPYPKMGQNNPAVSLHVVAMDGASVTTELRPPYSFEKSQCYVTMVMWVTPVKLSVRWVNRAQNLSVLSLCDVATGDCTKRHVMSSKAWLDRQNEEPLFSTDGSTLFITAPPKDGGPGAFRHVAAIANSSDGQEGSVRQLTSGGWEVTQIVSFDEINNSVYFISTEEDSTQRHLYRVTALGPAHRACLTCSLFRGRCSFYDVTFSPDRHHVLLHCRGPGIPQTTLHRLTDMSQVATLEGNSILRDALMNRTRTKRDRRTVQVHGFDLRLELMVPAGLDEAQQHPLVLLLNSAPGGQAVTDRFSLGWDSVLVGSDDIIVARVDGRGLQEVHQRLETVDVQDQVAALEQLVRLPFVDGSRVGVYGKAYGGFVSSLLLFSHNSLLRCGVAVAPITDWRLYGSAAAERYFGFPGREDHKYQVSGLLGNVTATPQSFLIVHGTADASVHFQHSAELVKLLSASNVNYTLQIFPDEGHVFTAARSRRYFLNSLLGFFRRCFQQEVDPKAAKEDD; translated from the exons ATGAACCAGAGCGCAGGAGCAGCGCAGCACGGCCGGCGGTACTCCACCGACACGAAG gaCGTTGACCCCATCGGACCCGACAGGAACTGGAAGGGCATTGGGATCTCCCTACTGGTCATCCTGGTGGTTCTCTCCTTCATCGGACTTTCCATCGTCCTGCTGTCTACAG ATGACGATGGGAGAGGCTCCGGTTCGCCGCTGACCCTCGACGACCTCTTCCAGAGAACCTTCCAGATACACGACCCTGAGGCCAAGTGGGTCAGCG CTACAGAGCTCGTCTTCAGGAATTGGGACGGAGACATTTTGAAGTTCAACACTCAGAGAAATGAGACGGTCGTCCTGATGAAGAACACGACTTTC GAGACCTTCAAAGCCTCGACCTTCGCCGTGTCTCCGGACCTGAACTTTGTCCTCCTGGGTTATGAtgtcagacag GTCTACCGACATTCCTTCATTGCGTCGTACCTGATCTACAACCTGCACACCAG AGAGGTGCGGGAGCTGAACCCTCCTGAGGTCTCTAATGCTGTCCTGCAGTTCGCCTCCTGGGGAGTCCGTGGTCAGCAGTTG CTCTATGTTTTTGAGAACAACATCTACTACCAGGAGGGGGCGCTGAGCAGCTCCTGGAGGCTCACCTCGTCTGGACAGGAGAGCGTGGTCTTCAATGGCGTGCCAGACTGGCTGTATGAGG AGGAAGTGTTGCATGCTGGGACGGCCCACTGGTGGTCACCTGACGGATCCAGACTGGCCTACCTGACCATCAACGACTCCCTGGTGCCCAACATGCTGTTGCCCCGCCTCACGGGGGCGCTCTACCCCCGGGGGAGGGAGTACCCTTACCCTAAG ATGGGTCAGAACAATCCAGCCGTCAGCCTCCATGTCGTCGCCATGGACGGTGCCTCCGTGACGACTGAGCTGAGGCCTCCTTACAGCTTTGAGAAGAG CCAGTGTTacgttaccatggtgatgtgGGTGACGCCAGTGAAGCTGAGCGTCCGTTGGGTCAACCGGGCCCAGAACCTGTcggttctgtctctgtgtgacgTTGCCACGGGCGACTGCACAAAG agacatgtgatgtcatcaaaggCGTGGCTGGACCGTCAG AACGAGGAGCCACTCTTCTCCACGGACGGTTCCACGCTCTTCATCACCGCCCCACCGAAGGACGGCGGCCCCGGGGCGTTCAGACACGTCGCCGCCATCGCCAACAGC TCTGACGGTCAGGAGGGGAGCGTCCGTCAGCTGACCTCTGGAGGCTGGGAGGTCACTCAGATCGTGTCGTTTGATGAGATCAATAACTCAGT GTATTTCATCAGCACAGAGGAAGATTCAACACAGCGACACCTGTACAG AGTCACTGCCCTCGGCCCCGCCCATAGAGCCTGCCTCACCTGCTCCCTCTTCAGAGGCAGGTGTTCCTTCTACGACGTGACCTTCAGCCCGGATCGCCACCACGTTCTGCTCCActgcagag GTCCTGGAATTCCTCAGACGACCCTCCACCGCCTGACCGACATGAGCC AGGTCGCGACACTGGAGGGGAACTCGATCCTGAGGGACGCCCTCATGAACCGGACCAGAACAAAGAGGGACAGGAGAACCGTTCAGGTCCACGGCTTTG ACCTCCGTCTGGAGCTGATGGTCCCGGCGGGTCTAGATGAGGCTCAGCAGCACCCTCTGGTGCTGCTCCT CAACAGCGCCCCCGGTGGCCAGGCGGTGACCGACCGCTTCTCCCTGGGCTGGGACTCGGTGCTGGTGGGCTCGGATGACATCATCGTGGCTCGTGTGGATGGGCGGGGCCTCCAGGAGGTCCACCAGAGGCTGGAAACCGTCGATGTTCAGGACCAGGTCGCCGCTCTGGA GCAGCTGGTCAGGCTTCCCTTCGTCGATGGAAGCAGAGTTGGTGTTTATGGAAAG gcgTATGGCGGATTTGTTTCCTCGCTGCTGCTTTTTTCCCATAATTCTTTGCTCCGCTGTGGCGTCGCTGTTGCTCCGATAACCGACTGGAGGCTCTACG GCTCGGCGGCGGCGGAGAGATACTTTGGATTCCCGGGAAGAGAGGATCACAAGTACCAG GTTTCCGGTCTCCTTGGTAACGTCACAGCGACGCCCCAGAGCTTCCTCATTGTCCATGGAACAGCAGACG CCTCCGTTCATTTCCAACATTCTGCTGAGCTCGTCAAACTGCTGTCGGCATCAAACGTGAACTACACCCTCCAG ATCTTCCCTGATGAGGGACACGTCTTCACCGCCGCCAGGAGCCGCCGCTACTTCCTCAACTCGCTGCTCGGCTTCTTCAGGCGCTGCTTCCAACAGGAAGTCGACCCCAAAGCCGCCAAAGAAGACGACTGA